In Bombyx mori chromosome 11, ASM3026992v2, one genomic interval encodes:
- the SDR39U1 gene encoding epimerase family protein SDR39U1 isoform X1 translates to MTAKSVIIGGGTGFIGKHLGELLSSKGYDIMNVARMPASKNISWSTIEASGLPKDTSAVVNCAGQQFMDFTKSWTPGFKQNVQNSRIYTTKALATAINKAQDKPKVFVLVTGVGAYEPSNVNKYDESSPTTGTDFFSRLVVEWEKAAQVDPPVRLVIIRSGAVLGRWGGMIKNMFLPFFLGFGGPIGDGKQYLPWIHIDDLTRLINFAIENENVKGVLNGVSPNVITNEEFTKSFAKALGRPAFIPVPEAILNFALHPERAMIMTKGQHVIPKRVLEYGFKYRYENINDACKEFAHLFPKKNV, encoded by the exons ATGACTGCAAAAAGTGTAATAATCG GTGGCGGCACCGGTTTTATTGGAAAACATTTAGGCGAACTGCTTTCATCAAAAGGATATGATATAATGAACGTAGCTCGTATGCCAGCCTCGAAAAATATATCCTGGTCAACAATAGAGGCCTCCGGCTTACCAAAAGATACTTCGGCTGTTGTCAATTGTGCTGGACAACAATTCATGGACTTTACCAAGTCCTGGACACCAGG ATTCAAACAAAATGTACAGAATTCACGTATCTACACAACTAAAGCCTTGGCTACCGCTATAAACAAAGCTCAAGATAAACCAAAAGTATTTGTACTAGTTACAGGAGTTGGTGCATATGAACcttcaaatgtaaataaatatgatgaGAGCAGTCCTACAACTGGGACAGATTTCTTCTCACGGTTAGTCGTTGAATGGGAAAAAGCTGCTCAAGTAGATCCACCAGTGAGACTT GTGATTATTCGTTCTGGAGCTGTTCTAGGTAGATGGGGTGGTATGATAAAGAACATGTTTTTACCCTTTTTTTTGGGTTTCGGAGGACCCATAGGTGATGGAAAACAATACTTGCCCTGGATCCACATAGACGACCTCAcgagattaattaattttgccaTAGAAAACGAGAATGTCAAAGGGGTATTGAATGGTGTATCTCCAAATGTTATCACTAATGAAGAATTTACCAAG tCATTCGCGAAGGCATTAGGACGACCAGCGTTCATACCAGTACCAGAAGCAATCTTGAACTTCGCACTGCATCCAGAAAGGGCTATGATTATGACCAAAGGGCAGCATGTCATACCAAAGAGGGTTCTTGAATATGGGTTCAAATATCGTTATGAAAACATTAATGATGCCTGCAAAGAGTTCGCGCATCTTTTCCCTAAGAAAAACGTATAA
- the LOC101736818 gene encoding purine nucleoside phosphorylase isoform X2, with product MAPINANDIVEKNCLVTQKVLPEIGSDCNGNEKTGYSYETLVETANFLLSRISEKPNIGIICGSGMGSLAESITDGVRIPYEDIPNFPISTVEGHHGQLVFGHIEGVSVVAMQGRFHYYEGYPLWKCCLPVRVMKLLGVKILIATNAAGGLNPNYKIGDLMIVRDHINMMGFAGNNPLHGPNDERFGPRFPPMNKAYNYEFRKIAKEVAKELNIDHIVREGVYTCLGGPNFETVAELNMLKMVGVDAVGMSTVHEVITARHCDIKVFGLSLITNECITNYDQDAEANHEEVLDVGRMRQEMLRKYVSCLVKKFSQADPDAP from the exons ATGGCACCTATAAACGCGAACGATATCGTGGAGAAAAATTGTTTGGTCACGCAGAAGGTCCTGCCGGAAATCGGATCTGATTGTAATGGAAATGAAAAAACTGG ATATTCTTATGAAACATTAGTGGAGACCGCAAATTTCTTGCTGTCGAGAATATCAGAGAAACCGAACATTGGGATCATTTGCGGCTCTGGGATGG GTTCACTAGCAGAAAGTATAACAGACGGCGTAAGAATACCATACGAAGATATTCCAAACTTTCCCATAAGCACAGTGGAGGGTCATCATGGTCAGCTTGTTTTCGGTCACATAGAAGGAGTGTCCGTCGTTGCTATGCAGGGCCGTTTTCATTACTACGAAGGATATCCACTGTGGAAG TGTTGTCTACCAGTGCGAGTGATGAAACTGTTGGGagtgaaaattttaatagcGACTAACGCTGCAGGCGGCCTTAACCCTAACTACAAAATTGGTGATCTGATGATTGTAAGAGACCACATCAACATGATGGGTTTTGCTGGAAACAATCCTTTGCATGGACCCAATGACGAGAGGTTTGGACCTAGATTCCCCCCTATGAACAAAGCCTATAATTATGAATTTAGAAAAATTGCTAAAGag GTTGCGAAGGAATTAAACATCGATCATATTGTAAGGGAAGGAGTTTATACATGTTTGGGCGGTCCAAATTTCGAGACAGTCGCCGAATTGAATATGTTAAAGATGGTTGGAGTAGACGCTGTTGGCATGTCTACTGTTCACGAG gTTATCACAGCTAGACACTGCGACATTAAAGTATTCGGATTATCTCTGATTACGAATGAATGCATTACTAATTACGATCAAGATGCAGAAGCTAATCACGAGGAAGTTCTTGACGTAGGCCGTATGAGGCAGGAAATGCTCCGAAAATATGTATCCTGTCTTGTTAAGAAATTCTCACAGGCCGACCCTGATGCACCATGA
- the SDR39U1 gene encoding epimerase family protein SDR39U1 (The RefSeq protein has 1 substitution compared to this genomic sequence), translating to MTAKSVIIGGGTGFIGKHLGELLSSKGYDIMNVARMPASKNISWSTIEASGLPKDTSAVVNCAGQQFMDFTKSWTPGFKQNVQNSRIYTTKALATAINKAQDKPKVFVLVTGVGAYEPSNVNKYDESSPTTGTDFFSRLVVEWEKAAQVDPPVRLVIIRSGAVLGRWGGMIKNMFLPFFLGFGGPIGDGKQYLPWIHIDDLTRLINFAIENENVKGVLNGVSPNVITNEEFTKSFAKALGRPAFIPVPEAILTFALHPERAMIMTKGQHVIPKRVLEYGFKYRYENINDACKEFAHLFPKKNV from the exons ATGACTGCAAAAAGTGTAATAATCG GTGGCGGCACCGGTTTTATTGGAAAACATTTAGGCGAACTGCTTTCATCAAAAGGATATGATATAATGAACGTAGCTCGTATGCCAGCCTCGAAAAATATATCCTGGTCAACAATAGAGGCCTCCGGCTTACCAAAAGATACTTCGGCTGTTGTCAATTGTGCTGGACAACAATTCATGGACTTTACCAAGTCCTGGACACCAGG ATTCAAACAAAATGTACAGAATTCACGTATCTACACAACTAAAGCCTTGGCTACCGCTATAAACAAAGCTCAAGATAAACCAAAAGTATTTGTACTAGTTACAGGAGTTGGTGCATATGAACcttcaaatgtaaataaatatgatgaGAGCAGTCCTACAACTGGGACAGATTTCTTCTCACGGTTAGTCGTTGAATGGGAAAAAGCTGCTCAAGTAGATCCACCAGTGAGACTT GTGATTATTCGTTCTGGAGCTGTTCTAGGTAGATGGGGTGGTATGATAAAGAACATGTTTTTACCCTTTTTTTTGGGTTTCGGAGGACCCATAGGTGATGGAAAACAATACTTGCCCTGGATCCACATAGACGACCTCAcgagattaattaattttgccaTAGAAAACGAGAATGTCAAAGGGGTATTGAATGGTGTATCTCCAAATGTTATCACTAATGAAGAATTTACCAAG tCATTCGCGAAGGCATTAGGACGACCAGCGTTCATACCAGTACCAGAAGCAATCTTGAACTTCGCACTGCATCCAGAAAGGGCTATGATTATGACCAAAGGGCAGCATGTCATACCAAAGAGGGTTCTTGAATATGGGTTCAAATATCGTTATGAAAACATTAATGATGCCTGCAAAGAGTTCGCGCATCTTTTCCCTAAGAAAAACGTATAA
- the SDR39U1 gene encoding epimerase family protein SDR39U1 isoform X2 — translation MNVARMPASKNISWSTIEASGLPKDTSAVVNCAGQQFMDFTKSWTPGFKQNVQNSRIYTTKALATAINKAQDKPKVFVLVTGVGAYEPSNVNKYDESSPTTGTDFFSRLVVEWEKAAQVDPPVRLVIIRSGAVLGRWGGMIKNMFLPFFLGFGGPIGDGKQYLPWIHIDDLTRLINFAIENENVKGVLNGVSPNVITNEEFTKSFAKALGRPAFIPVPEAILNFALHPERAMIMTKGQHVIPKRVLEYGFKYRYENINDACKEFAHLFPKKNV, via the exons ATGAACGTAGCTCGTATGCCAGCCTCGAAAAATATATCCTGGTCAACAATAGAGGCCTCCGGCTTACCAAAAGATACTTCGGCTGTTGTCAATTGTGCTGGACAACAATTCATGGACTTTACCAAGTCCTGGACACCAGG ATTCAAACAAAATGTACAGAATTCACGTATCTACACAACTAAAGCCTTGGCTACCGCTATAAACAAAGCTCAAGATAAACCAAAAGTATTTGTACTAGTTACAGGAGTTGGTGCATATGAACcttcaaatgtaaataaatatgatgaGAGCAGTCCTACAACTGGGACAGATTTCTTCTCACGGTTAGTCGTTGAATGGGAAAAAGCTGCTCAAGTAGATCCACCAGTGAGACTT GTGATTATTCGTTCTGGAGCTGTTCTAGGTAGATGGGGTGGTATGATAAAGAACATGTTTTTACCCTTTTTTTTGGGTTTCGGAGGACCCATAGGTGATGGAAAACAATACTTGCCCTGGATCCACATAGACGACCTCAcgagattaattaattttgccaTAGAAAACGAGAATGTCAAAGGGGTATTGAATGGTGTATCTCCAAATGTTATCACTAATGAAGAATTTACCAAG tCATTCGCGAAGGCATTAGGACGACCAGCGTTCATACCAGTACCAGAAGCAATCTTGAACTTCGCACTGCATCCAGAAAGGGCTATGATTATGACCAAAGGGCAGCATGTCATACCAAAGAGGGTTCTTGAATATGGGTTCAAATATCGTTATGAAAACATTAATGATGCCTGCAAAGAGTTCGCGCATCTTTTCCCTAAGAAAAACGTATAA
- the LOC101736818 gene encoding purine nucleoside phosphorylase isoform X1, producing the protein MAPINANDIVEKNCLVTQKVLPEIGSDCNGNEKTGYSYETLVETANFLLSRISEKPNIGIICGSGMGSYWKEGSLAESITDGVRIPYEDIPNFPISTVEGHHGQLVFGHIEGVSVVAMQGRFHYYEGYPLWKCCLPVRVMKLLGVKILIATNAAGGLNPNYKIGDLMIVRDHINMMGFAGNNPLHGPNDERFGPRFPPMNKAYNYEFRKIAKEVAKELNIDHIVREGVYTCLGGPNFETVAELNMLKMVGVDAVGMSTVHEVITARHCDIKVFGLSLITNECITNYDQDAEANHEEVLDVGRMRQEMLRKYVSCLVKKFSQADPDAP; encoded by the exons ATGGCACCTATAAACGCGAACGATATCGTGGAGAAAAATTGTTTGGTCACGCAGAAGGTCCTGCCGGAAATCGGATCTGATTGTAATGGAAATGAAAAAACTGG ATATTCTTATGAAACATTAGTGGAGACCGCAAATTTCTTGCTGTCGAGAATATCAGAGAAACCGAACATTGGGATCATTTGCGGCTCTGGGATGGGTTCGTATTGGAAAGAGG GTTCACTAGCAGAAAGTATAACAGACGGCGTAAGAATACCATACGAAGATATTCCAAACTTTCCCATAAGCACAGTGGAGGGTCATCATGGTCAGCTTGTTTTCGGTCACATAGAAGGAGTGTCCGTCGTTGCTATGCAGGGCCGTTTTCATTACTACGAAGGATATCCACTGTGGAAG TGTTGTCTACCAGTGCGAGTGATGAAACTGTTGGGagtgaaaattttaatagcGACTAACGCTGCAGGCGGCCTTAACCCTAACTACAAAATTGGTGATCTGATGATTGTAAGAGACCACATCAACATGATGGGTTTTGCTGGAAACAATCCTTTGCATGGACCCAATGACGAGAGGTTTGGACCTAGATTCCCCCCTATGAACAAAGCCTATAATTATGAATTTAGAAAAATTGCTAAAGag GTTGCGAAGGAATTAAACATCGATCATATTGTAAGGGAAGGAGTTTATACATGTTTGGGCGGTCCAAATTTCGAGACAGTCGCCGAATTGAATATGTTAAAGATGGTTGGAGTAGACGCTGTTGGCATGTCTACTGTTCACGAG gTTATCACAGCTAGACACTGCGACATTAAAGTATTCGGATTATCTCTGATTACGAATGAATGCATTACTAATTACGATCAAGATGCAGAAGCTAATCACGAGGAAGTTCTTGACGTAGGCCGTATGAGGCAGGAAATGCTCCGAAAATATGTATCCTGTCTTGTTAAGAAATTCTCACAGGCCGACCCTGATGCACCATGA